One genomic region from Ptychodera flava strain L36383 chromosome 14, AS_Pfla_20210202, whole genome shotgun sequence encodes:
- the LOC139150480 gene encoding uncharacterized protein, whose amino-acid sequence MTTLSPTVVSLTQTVYCLLVVVGRIRVESVEADLGISEVIGPISSPTYSPDGAPTSVTFSVYFSNTGPDTIPASSSGSNFDVNLFFAESEDLLNQVEVTSSFTVVGTSPAGSIRTLQLAIDHHSMDVSVDLVFPQDGCSIYSHLCLVIDEKLYEDPSQSNDYRCLAFDGSLFAAGVANCPSDIKPVHFNVTSPYNYLYTEGEQTDIEFDVDIVNCGGAVIDAADGDNFNVSSVIISSSASIGASDVIKTEFDVDVSSATNFDVGLDYWQSTRISGVKASVELPADKCNQYSYLCVVISKGDNASFADSNLENNVLCTSFGNELVGSTQCKLSSQGWSDLWIILTAVLGSSVLLALVLVTVILGVKYRCKCCSTKTTVEPFKPPTDE is encoded by the exons ATGACTACACTATCGCCAACAGTGGTGTCCCTCACTCAAACTGTCTACTGTCTCTTGGTTGTTGTCGGCAGGATAAGAGTGGAAAGCGTTGAAGCTG atTTGGGGATTTCCGAAGTCATCGGCCCAATTTCCTCGCCTACATATTCACCAGACGGTGCACCGACCTCCGTAACGTTCTCTGTATATTTTAGCAACACTGGTCCTGATACCATACCAGCAAGCTCCAGTGGCTCTAACTTCGACGTTAATTTGTTCTTCGCTGAGAGCGAAGACTTGCTGAACCAAGTTGAAGTGACTAGTTCCTTTACAGTTGTCGGTACAAGCCCAGCTGGTTCAATTCGAACTCTACAATTAGCGATAGATCATCACAGCATGGACGTTTCTGTAGATCTGGTATTCCCACAAGATGGTTGTTCGATTTACAGTCATCTATGTCTTGTGATCGATGAAAAACTATATGAAGATCCAAGTCAAAGTAATGATTATCGCTGCCTTGCATTTGATGGTTCTTTATTTGCCGCTGGGGTAGCTAATTGCCCATCTG ATATCAAGCCAGTGCACTTTAATGTGACGTCACCTTACAACTATCTATACACAGAGGGTGAGCAGACTGACATTGAATTTGATGTTGATATTGTCAACTGTGGTGGCGCAGTCATTGACGCTGCAGACGGTGATAACTTCAACGTCAGCAGTGTAATCATCAGCAGTAGCGCATCAATAGGCGCCAGTGACGTCATCAAAACGGAGTTTGATGTCGATGTTTCATCTGCAACCAATTTTGACGTGGGATTGGATTATTGGCAAAGTACCAGAATCAGTGGCGTCAAGGCATCTGTTGAACTACCTGCAGACAAGTGTAATCAGTATAGCTATCTATGTGTTGTTATATCTAAAG GTGATAATGCATCATTTGCAGACAGCAACTTAGAAAATAACGTGTTGTGCACATCATTTGGAAATGAATTGGTTGGTAGCACTCAATGTAAACTATCATCGCAAG GTTGGTCTGATCTGTGGATAATACTAACAGCAGTTCTCGGTTCATCAGTGTTACTTGCCTTGGTATTGGTGACAGTCATCCTTGGAGTCAAGTACAGATGTAAATGTTGCAGTACAAAGACCACAGTTGAACCATTCAAACCACCCACCGATGAGTGA